In the Bombiscardovia apis genome, TCCCCAGACCATCGCGTGCAGCTGCTCAGCATCCACGGCCGGGGCGAAATCATGGGCGAGATTCCGGTCTTTGATCCAAACGGTGGTCCTCGTACAGCTTCGGCAGTGGTCATGGTTAACGATTCCCAGGTGGCAGCCCTTGAACGCGAGGATCTCTTTGCTTGGCTCAATCATCATCCTCGCGTGGCTGTGGATATGCTCCAAGTCTTGGCAAACCGTATGCGTACCAACAATGAGCGCATCTCAGATTTAGTCTTTATGGATGTGCCGGCTCGCTTGGCTAAGACGCTCATAGATTTAGCCACCCGCTTCGGCGAGCCCTTCGAGAAGGGGCTGATGGTTCCTCACGACTTAACTCAGGAGGAGCTGGCTCAACTCGTGGGTGCTTCACGCGAGACGGTCAATAAGGCGCTCATGGACTTTTCCAACCGTAAGTGGATTTCTCGTAAAGGTCGCACCATCATTATTTACCATCCCGGTGCTCTGATTCGTCGTTCTCGCATGTAATACCGGGCGGCGAGGCTGTTGGTTGGCGTGGCGCGGTAGCGCTCGCAGGTAGAGCGGAAGTTCTAGAATGGATACTATGCCTGAAAACAAGAAGTCGATGACAGTCCACCGCTTTCTCACGCTCCTGCTGGCTTACCTGATTTTCTGTGTAGCTGGTGGCGTGGTAGTCTCTGGATTCCTCCTGCCCGGAGTATACGGGGTCAATGCTGTTGCCAACAACATGATGCCGAATCTCAGCGTTGACAATGTCGACTTCAACGTGAACGATTTGCCCCAACAGTCGCGCTTGTATGCCTCAGATGGCCACACGGTTATCGCGACTTTTTATGCGCAAAATCGTATCGTGGTGCCCCTTAACGAGGTCTCTGACACCATGCAGAAGGCTGTTGTGGCCCGCGAGGACCGCCGCTTCTTCGAGCATTCAGGCGTTGATACTCAAGGCGTTTTGCGTGCTTTCATCCAAACGTACGTGAAGCAGGGAGACACCCAGGGTGGTTCTTCCCTCACCCAGCAGTACGTGAAGAATGTGCTCATGAATCAGGCCGAGGAAGACAACGACCCGATTGCCGAATACCATGCGCGTGAAGAGACTATTGCCCGCAAGATGCGCGAGATGCTAATTGCTGTGCAGATGGAGAAGAAGTATTCCAAAGCCGAGATTTTGCAGGGCTACTTGAACATCGCCCAGTTCGGTACGAATACTTATGGTGTGGAGACCGCTGCCAAACGCTATTTTAATAAAGCTGCTAAAGATTTGGATGCGGGCGAGGCAGCGACGATTGCTGCTGTAACCAAGAACCCTGCCAAATTCGATCCTACTGTCGATATGCAGGCTTCTCAGGAGCAACGAAATATTGTGCTCGACCTGATGGAGCAAGAGGGCTATATTTCCGCGGCCGACCGAGATAAGGCCAAGGCCAAGCCTCTTGAGCAGATGCTCCACGTGCAGAACGTAGACGCGGGTTGCCAGGCGGCTGGAGACGCAGCCTTTTTCTGTGATTACGTGACCAAACAGATTATGAACTCTAAGGAGTTCGGCAAGACACAAGAGGCTCGCAACAAGCTCCTTAAAGAAGGCGGCTTGGAT is a window encoding:
- a CDS encoding Crp/Fnr family transcriptional regulator — translated: MVVVRKANDSPQADSALLQTALFKQIPRQEADQLLGALKEYTLPKGSTIFRQGDTDHRMYLLERGRVKLVRQSPDHRVQLLSIHGRGEIMGEIPVFDPNGGPRTASAVVMVNDSQVAALEREDLFAWLNHHPRVAVDMLQVLANRMRTNNERISDLVFMDVPARLAKTLIDLATRFGEPFEKGLMVPHDLTQEELAQLVGASRETVNKALMDFSNRKWISRKGRTIIIYHPGALIRRSRM